From the Haladaptatus sp. DJG-WS-42 genome, the window AAGACGATGCCGATGAGGACGGCACCGAGCGAAACGTGCAGGCCGTGCAGGCCGGTCAGGCCGAAGAAGGCGCTCGCGAACACGCCTTCGGTGAGGGTGAACCCTTCGACAACGATGAACTCGTAGTACTCGTACACCTGCCCGCCAAGGAACACAATCCCGAGCAGGAGGGTTGCGCCGAGCAGTTGGAGGAACCGCGTGCGGTTGCCCTTCCGGAGCGCGACGTGCGCGTAGTGGAGAGTGACACTGCTCACGAGGAGCAGTGCGGTGTTCGCGATGACGAGTGTGCCGAGGAACCCATGTGGGATGTGCTCCGGCGGCCACACGCCTGCGCGGATGAAGAAGTAATAAACGAACCCTGCGCCGAAGGTTGCGACTTCTGTCCCGAGGAACGACACCATCCCGAGGCGCAGGCCTTTGCTGTGGCCGTCTCCATCCCAGAAGTTGACGACGAAGGCGTGATACAGCCAGCCGTACAGCCCGGCAAGGAAGAGGAACGTGCTCGCGACGAACACGCCCGGTCCGGCCATCGGGTCAACGAATGCATTTTCGCCCCGGGCGAGCACGAACAGGGCCGCGCCAACGTACAATCCAGCTCCGCCGAGGGCGGTGATAAACGGCCACCAACTTGCCTCGCCGAACCCACGTGGCCAGTCCTCGACCGCGGGGAGGTGGTGGTGACCACCATGGTCATCCGATGCGTCTTCTACGCTCATGGTCGGACGTTTACAGTGGAATACCAAAAACCCTCCCAACCGCATCCGCCGGTAACTGTTTTCGGAAAGTACAGGTTCGTGCCCAGACTACCGCCGGTAAATGAGCGACCGCACCCCGAACACAGGTCGCAGCCTGCTCCGTCGGGCCACCCTTGCCCTCCTCACGCTCACGCTCTTTGCTGACCGTGCACTCGCTCACGGTGGGAGCCTTCGCGCCGCGACCCCAGAACAACTCGCCATCCCGACGTGGCTCTTTCTCCTCACTGGTGGCGGCGTGGTCGGTGCGTCGTTCTTGCTCGCGAGCTTCGTCACGAACCGAGCGTTCATCAACGCCGTACACGACTGGCACCGACGCCTCGCCGTCCCGCGCGCCACCTTGGCCGCGGGAACACTCAGGTTCATAGGCGTGCTTGGCCTTCTCGCCGTGCTCGTCGTGGGATTTATCGGCCCGCAGTTTCCCCTCGGCAATCTCGCCATCCTCACCGTCTGGGTTGGCTGGTGGGCGGGCTACACCATCTCCGTCTACCTCGTTGGCAACACGTGGGAGACGCTCAACCCGTGGCGGACGATTGCAGCGGTCCTTCCGACGGTTGGCGCGACCTACCCCGACCGCTTTGGTGCGTGGCCGAGCGTCGCCGGGTTGCTCGCCCTCGTCTGGCTCGAAGTCGTGAGTCCGCTCGCAGACCAAGCCTCCCTTCTCGCAACGGTCGTCCTCGGCTACACCGTCGTCACGCTCGCGGGAGCCATTGTCTATACGCCGGACAAATGGTTTTCGACGGTTGACCCCGTCTCGCGCGTGTTCACGTACTACGGGCGAGTCGCCCCACTCAGACGCACCGACGACGGGCTCAAACTCCGTCTTCCCGGCGCGGCGCTCTCGGACACCCGGTTCGTAGACGGTGCAGACGAGGTTGCCTTCGTCATCGCCCTGCTCTGGGTCACGACCTACGACGGATTCGTCACCACGCCCGCGTGGACAGACCTTGCGACGTGGCTCGTAAACCTTGGTGTTCCTGCTTCCCTGCTCTACCCAGCCGCGTTGTTTGCGGGGTTCGGCGTCTTCCTCGGTGCGTACCGCACGGCGACCCGCCGGAGCATCGGTTTCGCAGAAACGTACCTCCCGGCGCAGACGCTTGCAACCAGATTCGCGCCGTCGCTGCTCGCCATCGCCGCTGGCTACCACCTCGCGCACTTCCTTGGCTACTTCCTCTCGCTGTCGCCCGCGCTTGTGACCGTCGCGTTCTCCCCGTTTTCCCCACCGGCGAACGTGCCCGTGATTCCGCTCCCGGGATGGTTCGGCGGCCTCGCGCTCACGTTCGTGCTACTTGGCCACCTCGTCGCGATTTGGGTGGCCCACGCGACCGCCTACGACCTGTTTCCTTCCCGGTTGCAAGCCATCAGGAGCCAGTACCCCTACATCGCTGTGATGATGTTCTACACGATGGTTAGCCTCTGGATTGTTGCTGAACCAGACCTCACACCCCCATTCCTATGACCGACGACGCACCCATTTCGTGTCCGTACTGTGACCAGCGATTTGCTCGCGAACAGTGGCAAGCGCTCCATCTCGGGCTCGACCACAGCGACGTGTTGTCCGAAAAAGAACGCGAAGCCGTCGCTGTCGCCCGCGAAGAAGAAGTAGCCGACCTGAAAACGTTCCGCCTGAAGGCGCTCGCCGCGCTCGTGTTCCTCTACTTTGGGTTTCTCTTTGCCTACTCGCTTTTCGCCTGAGGCGAGTTCCGATGCCCCTTTCTATCGCCACTTCATACGCCCGGCCATGGACGAACAACCGGGATTGAGCGACCAGTACAGCCGTGCCAGCCCGTGGCCGGTGTTCGTCGCCCTCGGCCTCGCGCTCTCTGAGGTCGGTATCGTCATGGCGCTGTTCCCCCTCGCCGTCGGTGGCCTCCTGCTGTTTGCGGGAAGTGTGACCGGCATTTTACAAGAATCAGATTACGTGCAGTCACCGTGGCCACTGCTCTCTGGCTTTGGAGTTCTCCTGCTCGTCCTCGGCGGCGGCCTCATGCTCTCACAGGCGGCTGCATCCACGCCTGACGCCATCCTCTCTGCCGTAAGCGAGATGAATGGACTTGTCTTCCGTGGCCTGTCGATTTTCCTCTCCGGAATCATTCTCGCCATCCTCGGCGTCGTCGGGAAGGTCGTAGAACCGACTCGGTTCTAAGCCGAAAACCAACAATCTATTTATTCCGGTGGCCATAGCATCTCCCAACAATGACCGAGCGCCTCTTCGACCGTGACACGATGCTCGACCTCACGGTGAACATGATTCCGATGGGTATTATCCTGTTTTTCATTATCGGGTTCGCCGTCTTCAACCCGTTTGGCTTCGACCTCGAAAAATCGAGCCTCCAGTACGCGCTTCTCATCGCCCCGTTCGCGGCGATGGCGGTGTTGACCTACTACGCGGGGAAGGCAATCGCAACCGGCGAGCGCGAAATCGAGAACGATGCGAACATGGACAACCCGTACGAAACGCACTAACGGTCGTCACACGCTGTTGTTTTCGGTAGTCGCCTGCTGAGCCACGCAACCGACACGCTGACACACGTTCTCACAGCGTGTGTGAGACACGGAAATTACGACGTATTTTGCCGGGTTAATCGTCACCCGCGGACGCGGAACCTAACCATTCTTTACCCTGTGGTTCCGAGGGTCGGACATGGCTACTGGACAGTTAGCATTGACGGTGCTGATGGGGGTGTTCCTCATCGCCGTCGCTGCCTGGCTCTCTCGCGTCGAAGATTGGCGCTCGTATGCTCCGCTATCGGGTGGCGGCGGCTACGGGAGGGAGACGGGCACCGCTCACGAAGAGAAGCCTGCGGGACTTATCCGCTGGCTGACCACGGTTGACCACAAAGACATCGGGATTCTGTACGGACTCTACGGGACGATTGCCTTCATCTGGGGCGGTCTCGCGGTCCTGCTCATGCGCGTAGAACTTGCCTCGCCAGCACAGGACGTCATCGAGATGTCCTTCTACAACGGCTTGCTCACGAGTCACGGCATCACGATGCTGTTCCTGTTCGCAACGCCCATCATCGCGGCGTTCTCGAACTACTTCATCCCGCTGCTGATTGGCGCAGACGACATGGCGTTCCCACGCATCAACGCCATCGCCTTCTGGCTCCTGCCACCGGCGGCCGTGCTCATCTGGGCTGGCTTCTTCTTAGACCCACTCACGGGTGGCCAGATTCAAGCCGCACAGACGAGCTGGACAATGTACACGCCGCTGTCCGCAGAACAGGCCAATCCCGGTGTTGACCTGATGCTTCTCGGGTTGCACTTATCTGGGGTTTCTGCGACCATGGGGGCGATAAACTTCATCGTCACCATCTTCACAGAACGTAATAACAAGGTCAACTGGGCCAACCTCGACATCTTCTCGTGGACGATTCTGACCCAGTCCGGTCTCATCCTGTTCGCGTTCCCACTGCTCGGCAGCGCGCTCATCATGCTGTTGTTAGATCGTAATTTCGCCACGACGTTCTTCACCGTCGGCGGCGGTTCACCGATTCTCTGGCAACACCTGTTCTGGTTCTTCGGCCACCCAGAAGTGTACATCCTCGTCCTCCCACCGATGGGGATGGTCAGCTACATCCTGCCGAAGTTCGCCGGACGGAAGCTGTTCGGCTTCAAGTTCGTCGTCTACTCGACGCTCGCCATCGGCGTGCTCTCGTTCGGTGTGTGGGCCCACCACATGTTCTCGACGGGTATCGACCCACGCCTGCGTGCCTCGTTCATGGCCGTCTCATTGGCCATTGCGATTCCGAGCGCCGTCAAGACCTTCAACTGGATTACCACCCTTTGGAACGGGAAACTCCGGATGACCGCACCGATGCTGTTCTGCATCGGGTTCATCTCGAACTTCATCATCGGCGGGGTCACGGGCGTCTTCCTCGCAGCGGTTCCGGTTGATCTCGTGCTCCACGACACCTACTACGTCGTGGGTCACTTCCACTACATCGTGATGGGCGTCATCGCGTTCGGTGTGTTCGCCGCGGTGTACTACTGGTTCCCAATCTACACCGGTCGGATGTACCAGCGCACGCTCGCAAAGTGGCACTTCTGGCTCGTTATGGTCGGGACGAACCTGACGTTCTTTGGCATGCTCATCCTCGGCTACCTCGGCATGCCGCGGCGCTACGCCACCTACGACTTCAACCCGGCAATCACGCCGATGCAGGCAATCACGGCACTCCACCAGCTTGCAACCCTCGGCGCGTTCATCCTCGCGATTGGCATGGCCATCTTCGTCTGGAACATCGTCATGTCGTGGATAGAAGGCCCAATCGTCGAAGACGGCGACCCATGGAGCCTCAAGGAGACCAACCAGCACGGCCACGAATGGCACTGGCACGAAAACCGCGTCAACCGCTCCATCGTCGCTGCTGACGGCGGCGAGGAAGAAGTAGCAACTGACGGCGGCGAAGACGAATAACCCGGTAGCGACTTTTGTTTTTTACGTGTTCACCGCTCTGAGCAGTGAGCACTGTCGAAAAAATCGAGTGATTGGACGCCGGTACTAGAACATAACGAGGACGAACCCACCGAGGAACATCAACGCGGCTATCGCGCCGAGAATGAGCATCAACAGCTCTTTGTCGGACATACTCGGCGTTGACACCGCGAGGTCAAAAGGCTAATCGTCGGCGATTCCTAAACCGGGATATGGGAAAGACGCAGACATTCACCGGCGGTCGGCGCGTCGTCCTCACCATCTACGTCGTCGTCGTGGCTATCGCGGCGCTCACAGGGCTGATTCTCGGCACCTTCGTCGAAGGAAATCTGCTCGCGCCAAAATTCCTCGGCCTCATCGAGTTCCCCGCAACCCCGCTCGGGCTCGCCGCCTACGGCGCGCTGACGCTTGCAACCGTTCTCGGCGTCCTTCTCGGGTTGGTCATCTACGTCTCAGATCGCTACGCAGAGTAACCTATCCTTGTCCGACCATCGAATCTTGGTCGTCCCACTCCTTCTTGCGCAGTTCGTATTTTTGCACCTTCCCGGTCGCCGTCGTCGGGAGCGCATCCACGAATTCGACGGTGTGGACGACTTTGTAGCCCGCGAGCCGTTCGCGACAGAAGGATTCGATATCTTCGACGGTGACGCCGGGGTTATCCGGGTCGCCGTTTGCAGGGACGATGAACGCCTTTGGCGTCTCGCCCCACTTCTCGCTTGGCGCGGGAATCACGGCGACGTCGGCGATGGCGTCGTGGTCGAACAGCGTGTCTTCGAGTTCAATCGAGGAGATGTTCTCCCCGCCGGAGATGATGATGTCCTTCTTGCGGTCTTGAATCGAAATCATACCGTGTTCGTCCACAACCGCGAGGTCGCCCATGTGGTAGTAGCCCTCGACGCGGTCTGAGAAGGCTTCTGCAGTCTCCTCGGGCTTGTTCCAGTAGCCTTCCATGATTTGATTGCCGCGGACGACGACTTCGCCGAGCGTTTCGTCGTCCCACGGCACGTCCTCGCCGTCTGCGTCCACGACGCGGATTTCGGTGCCGAGATAGCCAATGCCTTGGCGCTTCTTGAAGCGAAAGCGGCCGTCATTGTCGTCATCGAAGAAGCTCCCGAAGTCGGAGGTGGTGATGAGCGGACCCGTCTCGGTCGCGCCGTAGACGTGCATTAAGTACCAGCCGAACTCGTCCTCAACGACACGAAGGGTTGCCTCTGGCGGTGCGCTTCCGGCGGTGGCGACGCGCACGTCGTTGTCACCGACCGTCTCTGGCTCTGCCTCGTCGTAGTACTCCATCAGCAAATTGAGCACCGTCGGCGCGGCGCACATGTACGAGACGTTCTCCTCGCGGACGGTGTCGAAAATCCCCTCGGCGTCGATGCCACGGGTACAGATGTGGCGCGCGCCGTTGCCGGTGATGGCGAAGATGTGTCCCCAGCCATTTGCGTGGAACATCGGGAGCGTCCAGAGGTAGACGTCCTCGTCTGCGATGCGCTGGTGGTAGCTGATGAGATAGGCGTGGAGCGTCTCACAGCGATGGGTGCGCATCACGCCCTTCGGGTCGCCGGTCGTCCCGGAGGTGTAGTTGATGGTGATGACTTCGTCTTCTGCCATCTCGGGGCGGTCGTACTCACTCGATTCGGCGATAACGTCGTCGAACTCCTCCCAATCACCCTCCACCGCAGCCGCGTCGTTGGTGATGAAAATCTCGGTGGGGATGTCGTCGCGTATCTCCTCGATTTGCTCGGTGTACGCGTGGTCTGCATAGATGGCTTTCACGCCCGCGTCGTTCAGGATGTACTCAAACTCGCGGGGGACGAGCCGATAGTTGAGCGGCGTGTGCACCCCGCCGAGTTGCATGATGCCGTAGGCCGCTTCGAGGTGGTAGTGCGTGTTCGGGTCGAGGACAGCCACGCGGTCGCCCTTTTCGACCCCGCGAGCCTGCAAGGCCGCGGAGAAGCCGTCTGCCCGGTCACCAATCTCGGCGTAGGTCAGTCGCTCCCCCGTGGTAGCGATGACCCCTTCTTTGTCTCCGTAATAGGTTCGTGCCCTATCTAAAAACTCGGTGACGAGTAGCGGTTTTTCCATATGTCATGATAAAATTAGGGAAACCACTGATAGGTTTTTCGCCCGCGGCAGATGTTTAGTCTTACCAGCCTGCGAGATTATTCCAATAAAACGGACGTTGAGAAATTTCGGCTACTCTGACTTGAGCTGGTCACGGATTTTCTCCGGGACCGAGGGGTCGCGGAGCGTCGTGGTGTTGCCGAGTTCTTCGTCGTTCGAGATGTTTTCGAGCAAGCGACGCATGATTTTCCCGGAGCGCGTTTTCGGCAGGTCGTCGACGAAGAGGACGTTTGCCGGTCGGGCGAACTTCCCAATCTCTTCTTCGACCGCGCCGACGATGCGTTGGCGCACGTCGTCGCCCGCTTCGATACCCTCTCTGAGGATGACGTACACGTCCGGCACTTCACCCTTTGCCTCGTCCTTGCGCGAAACAACAGCGGCTTCGGCCACGTCTTCGACTTCTGCGACGGCGCTTTCGAGTTCCATCGTCCCGAGGCGGTGGCCCGCGACGTTCATCACGTCGTCCAACCGCCCGAGGATGCGGAAGTAACCGTCGCGCTCGTGGACCGCACCGTCACCGGCTTTGTACATCCAGTCGCGCCAGTCGTCTGAATCGGTGTCAGAGAAGTCAGCCCAGTAGGTGCTGATGAAGCGTTCGTCGTCGCCGTACACCGTCTGGAGCATGCCGGGCCACGGCCGGGTGATGACGAGGTTTCCGGCCTGTCCCGTCGCCGGTTCGAGGAGGTCGCCACTGTCGTCTACGAGCGCGGGTGTGATGCCGGGACAGCCAACGCCCGCGCTGCCGGGTTTCATGTCCTTGAGCGCCGGGAGGTTCGTGATGAGGTGGCCGCCGGTCTCCGTTTGCCACCACGTGTCTACGATGACGGCCTCCTCGTTGCCGACGTACTTGTAATACCAGAGCCACGCTTCCGGCTGAATCGGCTCACCGACCGTCGTCATGTGCCGAAAGGAGAAGTCGTAGTCTTCGAGATACTGCTCGCCCCACTTCATGAACATCCGAACCGCGGTCGGCGAGGTGTGGAACACGTCCACGTCGTACTTCTCTGCAATCTCCCACGTGCGACTCTTGTGCGGGAAGTCGGGTGCGCCTTCGTACATCACCGAAGTCGTCCCGAGCGCAAGCGGGCCGTAGACGATGTACGTGTGACCGGTAATCCAGCCAATGTCTGCCATACACCAGTAGGTGTCTTCGGGTTTGATGTCGAGGACGTACTTCGAGGTGCCCG encodes:
- a CDS encoding C2H2-type zinc finger protein, giving the protein MTDDAPISCPYCDQRFAREQWQALHLGLDHSDVLSEKEREAVAVAREEEVADLKTFRLKALAALVFLYFGFLFAYSLFA
- the acs gene encoding acetate--CoA ligase, encoding MTKDSSQALEARLREQDYFRPSPKFVGQANQTDPEIYDRFDEGYPDAFAEYAELLDWDEPWDEVFDGSNPPFFKWFTGGKLNASYNCIDRHLDERKNQTALLWEGEDGEQRNISYQDLYREVNEFASLLREVGVKEGDIVTLHMPMVPALPVTMLALARIGAPHSEVFGGFSAQALADRVDDANSDYVVTIDGYYRRGELLNHKQKADEAMELADHDVENVLVWTREDELHPDVELEDGRDLHVEDLLEDHRGARVAPVSRDAEDPLFLMYTSGTTGQPKGCQHRTGGYLAYAAGTSKYVLDIKPEDTYWCMADIGWITGHTYIVYGPLALGTTSVMYEGAPDFPHKSRTWEIAEKYDVDVFHTSPTAVRMFMKWGEQYLEDYDFSFRHMTTVGEPIQPEAWLWYYKYVGNEEAVIVDTWWQTETGGHLITNLPALKDMKPGSAGVGCPGITPALVDDSGDLLEPATGQAGNLVITRPWPGMLQTVYGDDERFISTYWADFSDTDSDDWRDWMYKAGDGAVHERDGYFRILGRLDDVMNVAGHRLGTMELESAVAEVEDVAEAAVVSRKDEAKGEVPDVYVILREGIEAGDDVRQRIVGAVEEEIGKFARPANVLFVDDLPKTRSGKIMRRLLENISNDEELGNTTTLRDPSVPEKIRDQLKSE
- a CDS encoding cox cluster protein; this encodes MDEQPGLSDQYSRASPWPVFVALGLALSEVGIVMALFPLAVGGLLLFAGSVTGILQESDYVQSPWPLLSGFGVLLLVLGGGLMLSQAAASTPDAILSAVSEMNGLVFRGLSIFLSGIILAILGVVGKVVEPTRF
- a CDS encoding heme-copper oxidase subunit III, whose amino-acid sequence is MSVEDASDDHGGHHHLPAVEDWPRGFGEASWWPFITALGGAGLYVGAALFVLARGENAFVDPMAGPGVFVASTFLFLAGLYGWLYHAFVVNFWDGDGHSKGLRLGMVSFLGTEVATFGAGFVYYFFIRAGVWPPEHIPHGFLGTLVIANTALLLVSSVTLHYAHVALRKGNRTRFLQLLGATLLLGIVFLGGQVYEYYEFIVVEGFTLTEGVFASAFFGLTGLHGLHVSLGAVLIGIVFVRGLKGQYSADRHVSVSTVSMYWHFVDAVWVFLVVVLYVGAVYSI
- a CDS encoding long-chain-fatty-acid--CoA ligase, translating into MEKPLLVTEFLDRARTYYGDKEGVIATTGERLTYAEIGDRADGFSAALQARGVEKGDRVAVLDPNTHYHLEAAYGIMQLGGVHTPLNYRLVPREFEYILNDAGVKAIYADHAYTEQIEEIRDDIPTEIFITNDAAAVEGDWEEFDDVIAESSEYDRPEMAEDEVITINYTSGTTGDPKGVMRTHRCETLHAYLISYHQRIADEDVYLWTLPMFHANGWGHIFAITGNGARHICTRGIDAEGIFDTVREENVSYMCAAPTVLNLLMEYYDEAEPETVGDNDVRVATAGSAPPEATLRVVEDEFGWYLMHVYGATETGPLITTSDFGSFFDDDNDGRFRFKKRQGIGYLGTEIRVVDADGEDVPWDDETLGEVVVRGNQIMEGYWNKPEETAEAFSDRVEGYYHMGDLAVVDEHGMISIQDRKKDIIISGGENISSIELEDTLFDHDAIADVAVIPAPSEKWGETPKAFIVPANGDPDNPGVTVEDIESFCRERLAGYKVVHTVEFVDALPTTATGKVQKYELRKKEWDDQDSMVGQG
- a CDS encoding DUF6684 family protein, with amino-acid sequence MTERLFDRDTMLDLTVNMIPMGIILFFIIGFAVFNPFGFDLEKSSLQYALLIAPFAAMAVLTYYAGKAIATGEREIENDANMDNPYETH
- a CDS encoding cox cluster protein, with product MGKTQTFTGGRRVVLTIYVVVVAIAALTGLILGTFVEGNLLAPKFLGLIEFPATPLGLAAYGALTLATVLGVLLGLVIYVSDRYAE
- the ctaD gene encoding cytochrome c oxidase subunit I; protein product: MATGQLALTVLMGVFLIAVAAWLSRVEDWRSYAPLSGGGGYGRETGTAHEEKPAGLIRWLTTVDHKDIGILYGLYGTIAFIWGGLAVLLMRVELASPAQDVIEMSFYNGLLTSHGITMLFLFATPIIAAFSNYFIPLLIGADDMAFPRINAIAFWLLPPAAVLIWAGFFLDPLTGGQIQAAQTSWTMYTPLSAEQANPGVDLMLLGLHLSGVSATMGAINFIVTIFTERNNKVNWANLDIFSWTILTQSGLILFAFPLLGSALIMLLLDRNFATTFFTVGGGSPILWQHLFWFFGHPEVYILVLPPMGMVSYILPKFAGRKLFGFKFVVYSTLAIGVLSFGVWAHHMFSTGIDPRLRASFMAVSLAIAIPSAVKTFNWITTLWNGKLRMTAPMLFCIGFISNFIIGGVTGVFLAAVPVDLVLHDTYYVVGHFHYIVMGVIAFGVFAAVYYWFPIYTGRMYQRTLAKWHFWLVMVGTNLTFFGMLILGYLGMPRRYATYDFNPAITPMQAITALHQLATLGAFILAIGMAIFVWNIVMSWIEGPIVEDGDPWSLKETNQHGHEWHWHENRVNRSIVAADGGEEEVATDGGEDE